One genomic segment of Sphingobacteriales bacterium includes these proteins:
- the ftsZ gene encoding cell division protein FtsZ, with the protein MHFDLPKDHDTIIKVIGVGGGGCNAVNHMYNEGITGVSFIICNTDAQAIAQSPVPRKITLGPQLTDGRGAGSQPEVGKNATIESIDEIKKALGQNTKMVFITAGMGGGTGTGGAPVVARIARELGILTVGIVTAPFGFEGRKRLQQAQNGIEEMKQNVDTLILISNEKLRELFGTLTVSAAFAHADNVVTTAAKGIAEIITVPGYVNVDFEDVNSVMKNSGVAVMGTGVADGEDRAQKAIRQALESPLLNNNDIRGAKNILLHITSGKRELLMDEISDITDYIAEAVGCDAEEVIWGNSVDMSLENQLAVTIIATGFSQDKNEENSTENDFQKKQQTATTKRNQQQQQQQPIIEQQPVAPPKQERIVVSLEDEPVMPNVQQPLKRTPEQPTTSPDENMKIIIERRRRLQGLSNQKLNENLSELEREPAYKRRNIQLDDTPHSSETNLSKYQLQEDEHRHTEIKRRNTFLHDNPD; encoded by the coding sequence ATCCACTTTGACCTTCCAAAAGACCACGACACCATTATTAAAGTTATAGGTGTTGGCGGCGGCGGATGCAATGCCGTAAACCACATGTACAACGAAGGCATTACAGGAGTTAGCTTTATTATATGCAACACCGATGCCCAAGCCATTGCTCAAAGCCCCGTACCGCGCAAAATTACCCTTGGCCCTCAACTTACCGATGGCCGAGGTGCTGGCTCGCAACCCGAAGTAGGCAAAAATGCCACTATCGAAAGTATTGACGAAATAAAAAAAGCCCTTGGCCAAAATACTAAAATGGTATTTATTACAGCCGGCATGGGTGGTGGCACGGGTACGGGTGGTGCACCTGTTGTAGCTCGTATAGCCCGTGAGTTAGGCATTTTAACGGTGGGCATCGTTACCGCTCCGTTCGGTTTTGAAGGGCGCAAACGCCTGCAACAAGCCCAAAATGGCATTGAAGAAATGAAACAAAACGTTGATACCCTAATTTTAATATCAAACGAAAAACTCCGCGAACTCTTTGGCACCCTTACCGTATCGGCGGCATTTGCCCATGCCGACAACGTAGTAACAACTGCCGCCAAAGGAATTGCCGAAATTATTACTGTTCCGGGCTATGTTAATGTCGATTTTGAAGACGTAAACTCAGTAATGAAAAATAGTGGGGTAGCTGTTATGGGTACAGGTGTTGCAGACGGTGAAGACCGCGCCCAGAAAGCCATCCGGCAAGCCCTCGAATCGCCGTTGCTAAACAATAACGACATTCGTGGCGCCAAAAATATTTTATTACATATTACATCGGGCAAACGCGAACTGCTAATGGATGAAATTTCAGATATTACCGACTATATTGCCGAAGCTGTAGGCTGCGATGCCGAAGAAGTAATTTGGGGTAATAGCGTTGACATGTCGCTCGAAAACCAATTGGCTGTTACTATTATAGCCACCGGATTTTCACAAGACAAGAACGAAGAAAATAGTACCGAAAACGACTTCCAAAAAAAACAACAAACGGCAACTACTAAACGTAATCAACAACAACAGCAACAACAGCCAATTATCGAACAACAGCCAGTTGCACCACCCAAACAAGAGCGAATTGTAGTGTCTTTAGAGGATGAACCAGTAATGCCAAACGTACAACAGCCACTTAAAAGAACACCAGAACAGCCTACAACAAGCCCCGATGAAAATATGAAAATAATAATAGAGCGCCGCCGCCGTTTACAAGGCTTAAGTAATCAAAAATTAAACGAAAACCTAAGTGAATTAGAACGCGAACCTGCCTACAAACGCCGTAATATACAATTGGATGACACCCCCCACTCGTCAGAAACTAATTTATCGAAATACCAACTGCAAGAAGACGAACACCGCCACACAGAAATTAAAAGACGCAATACTTTTTTGCACGACAATCCGGATTAA
- a CDS encoding phospho-N-acetylmuramoyl-pentapeptide-transferase yields the protein MLYHLFDILYRHYDFPGARLFQFLSFRAALALIIALLITVVFGNKLIQRLHNLQVKETIRELGLKGEEKKRGTPTMGGLIILGAILVPTLLLTKLNNIYIIIMLVVTVWMGTIGFIDDYIKVFKQDKKGLRGQFKILGQVGLGLILGVVMYFSPQVTIRTDITNAPNKATWCKDNYPYAPHCQVKQQNIEGNMRTFALYNAPVTNVPFWKNLSFNYAEILAFFNPKAAWWGFLIYIFAVIFIVTAVSNAANLTDGIDGLAAGLSGISGLCMILFAYISGNVILSSYLNVLYLPEIGELVIFAAAFTGACFGFLWYNAHPAQVFMGDTGSLTLGSIIAALAIITRKELLIPLLCGIFFIESLSVILQVWYFKRTKKKFGQGRRIFLMSPLHHHYQVKGIHESKIVMRFFLVGILLAALTFVTFKIR from the coding sequence GTGTTATACCATCTATTTGACATATTATATCGGCATTACGATTTTCCGGGGGCGCGCCTATTTCAGTTTTTATCGTTTAGGGCGGCCTTGGCGCTTATTATTGCCTTATTGATAACGGTAGTATTTGGTAACAAACTAATACAAAGATTACACAATTTACAGGTAAAAGAAACCATACGTGAATTAGGTTTAAAAGGGGAAGAAAAAAAGCGCGGCACCCCAACAATGGGCGGTTTAATAATTTTAGGCGCTATTTTAGTACCAACTTTATTATTGACTAAATTAAACAATATTTATATTATTATAATGCTTGTTGTTACGGTGTGGATGGGTACCATTGGATTTATTGACGATTATATTAAAGTTTTTAAACAAGACAAAAAAGGACTTAGAGGCCAGTTTAAAATATTAGGGCAAGTCGGGTTGGGCTTAATATTAGGTGTTGTCATGTATTTTAGTCCACAAGTAACTATTAGAACAGATATAACAAACGCCCCCAATAAAGCGACTTGGTGTAAAGACAACTACCCGTATGCGCCTCATTGCCAAGTTAAACAACAAAATATAGAAGGTAATATGCGCACGTTTGCCCTTTACAATGCACCTGTAACCAATGTGCCGTTTTGGAAAAACTTGTCGTTTAACTATGCCGAAATTTTAGCCTTTTTTAATCCAAAAGCTGCTTGGTGGGGCTTTCTTATTTACATTTTTGCCGTTATTTTTATTGTAACAGCCGTATCGAATGCAGCTAATTTAACTGATGGAATTGACGGATTAGCGGCGGGTTTATCCGGAATATCGGGGTTATGCATGATTTTGTTTGCCTATATTTCGGGGAATGTAATTTTATCGTCTTATTTAAATGTGTTATACCTGCCCGAAATTGGCGAGTTGGTAATTTTTGCGGCAGCCTTTACCGGCGCTTGTTTTGGCTTTTTATGGTACAACGCCCACCCCGCCCAAGTATTTATGGGCGACACAGGCAGCCTAACCCTTGGCAGTATTATTGCCGCCTTAGCAATTATAACCCGTAAAGAACTGCTAATTCCATTACTATGCGGCATCTTTTTTATCGAAAGCTTATCGGTAATATTGCAGGTTTGGTATTTTAAACGAACCAAAAAAAAATTTGGACAAGGCCGCCGTATCTTTTTAATGTCGCCCTTACACCATCATTATCAGGTAAAAGGCATCCACGAATCAAAAATTGTAATGCGCTTTTTTTTAGTAGGTATATTATTAGCCGCTTTAACTTTTGTAACTTTTAAAATTAGATAA
- the murG gene encoding undecaprenyldiphospho-muramoylpentapeptide beta-N-acetylglucosaminyltransferase, whose amino-acid sequence MSLQPKIIISGGGTGGHVFPAIAIANAIKTAMPKAQLLFVGAKGKIEMQKVPQAGYQIEGLWISGLQRKLTFNNLSFPFKVVSSLWKSWGIIQRFKPQVAVGVGGYASGPLLQAAALKKIPIVLQEQNSYPGITNKLLAKHAAKICVVYDGMEQWFPEEKIIRTGNPVRSQIVELSGNKLDALSHFNLHPDKKTLFVTGGSLGARGINNGILQALPHLFNHHNNINQAPIQIIWQCGQLYINELKPLIEQYKESIYLTDFIDRMDLAYIAADGIVSRAGGTISELCLVGKPTILMPSPNVAEDHQTANAQQLMSKNAALMVTDKEADTQLYPAITKILFDAQFANLLAENIKRLAIPDAANRIAEVVLNQIIYPEK is encoded by the coding sequence ATGTCTTTGCAACCCAAAATAATAATAAGTGGAGGCGGCACTGGAGGCCACGTTTTTCCGGCAATAGCCATAGCAAATGCCATTAAAACAGCCATGCCCAAAGCTCAACTATTATTTGTAGGTGCCAAAGGCAAAATTGAAATGCAAAAAGTACCCCAGGCAGGTTACCAAATTGAAGGTCTATGGATTAGTGGATTACAGCGCAAATTAACCTTCAATAATTTATCGTTTCCTTTTAAAGTAGTATCGAGTTTATGGAAATCGTGGGGCATCATACAACGCTTTAAACCCCAAGTTGCTGTTGGTGTTGGCGGTTATGCCAGTGGGCCATTATTGCAGGCAGCCGCACTTAAAAAAATACCTATTGTGCTGCAAGAGCAAAACTCGTACCCTGGTATTACCAATAAATTATTGGCCAAACATGCAGCAAAAATTTGTGTTGTTTATGATGGAATGGAGCAATGGTTTCCGGAAGAAAAAATAATCCGTACCGGAAATCCAGTAAGAAGCCAAATAGTAGAATTATCCGGAAACAAGCTCGATGCACTTTCTCATTTTAACCTTCATCCGGATAAAAAAACTTTATTTGTAACCGGCGGCAGTTTAGGTGCACGCGGCATTAACAACGGTATTTTACAAGCTTTGCCACATCTGTTTAACCACCATAATAACATTAATCAAGCACCAATACAAATTATATGGCAATGCGGTCAGTTATACATTAACGAACTTAAACCATTAATTGAACAATACAAAGAATCTATTTATTTGACCGATTTTATTGACCGGATGGACCTAGCCTATATTGCCGCAGACGGCATTGTATCGCGGGCTGGCGGAACAATATCAGAACTTTGTTTAGTGGGCAAACCTACTATCCTAATGCCCTCGCCTAATGTTGCCGAAGACCATCAAACGGCAAATGCACAACAATTAATGAGCAAAAATGCCGCCCTAATGGTAACCGATAAAGAAGCAGACACCCAACTTTACCCAGCTATTACAAAAATACTTTTCGACGCTCAGTTTGCCAATTTATTAGCAGAAAATATTAAACGCTTAGCCATACCAGATGCTGCCAACCGAATAGCAGAGGTAGTATTGAATCAAATAATATATCCGGAAAAATAG
- a CDS encoding UDP-N-acetylmuramate--L-alanine ligase, translating into MFKLQSKRSIYFIGIGGIGMSAIARYFVQKGMAVAGYDRSPSPITNELMQEGIDIHFEENIDLIPKDADMVVYTPAIPETNAELTYYRENGYDVKKRSEVLAWITQSTFTIAVAGTHGKSSVSAMITHILKNSGFDCTAFVGAVMKNYNSNFVMGSNDVVVVEADEYDKSFLRLKPDIAVITATDADHLDIYENEQAVQRAYVDFGQCTKDYGKLIIKKGLPVIAELESRQLNTYHYADPGAAYFAQNVVIEHGKNTFEAYTPEGIIEHCQLAVDGIHNIENALAAIAVAQHLGISRQAIAEALANFSGLARRFEYWNTESKPIIIDDYAHHPEEIKAFLTSVRQLYPNKKITAIFQPHLYTRTRDFAQGFAQSLDLADEIILLDIYAARENPIEGVTEDLIFNACTNPNKVKIEKSKLIKYLQKHNDYEILLTIGAGDIGEMLPDIVAAVTHNNDKD; encoded by the coding sequence ATGTTTAAACTACAATCTAAAAGGTCAATTTATTTTATTGGCATAGGCGGTATAGGCATGAGTGCCATAGCCCGATATTTTGTGCAAAAAGGCATGGCGGTAGCGGGCTATGACCGCTCACCCAGCCCCATTACAAACGAGCTAATGCAAGAAGGTATTGATATTCATTTTGAAGAAAATATTGACCTGATACCCAAAGATGCCGACATGGTAGTTTATACGCCGGCAATTCCAGAAACAAATGCCGAATTGACGTATTACCGCGAAAATGGCTACGATGTTAAAAAGCGAAGCGAAGTTTTAGCCTGGATTACCCAAAGTACTTTTACCATAGCTGTTGCCGGCACACATGGCAAAAGTAGTGTTTCGGCAATGATTACACATATATTAAAAAACTCGGGCTTTGACTGCACCGCCTTTGTTGGCGCTGTTATGAAAAACTATAACTCCAATTTTGTAATGGGTAGCAACGATGTGGTAGTTGTAGAAGCCGATGAGTACGACAAATCGTTTTTACGCCTTAAACCGGATATTGCCGTAATAACCGCCACCGATGCCGACCACCTTGATATTTACGAAAACGAACAAGCCGTTCAACGTGCATACGTTGATTTTGGCCAGTGCACAAAAGATTACGGAAAGCTAATTATTAAAAAAGGATTGCCCGTAATTGCCGAACTCGAAAGCCGGCAACTCAACACCTACCATTATGCCGACCCTGGCGCAGCCTACTTCGCACAAAATGTAGTCATTGAACACGGAAAGAATACCTTTGAAGCCTACACCCCCGAAGGTATTATTGAACATTGCCAACTTGCCGTTGATGGAATACACAATATTGAAAATGCACTGGCTGCTATTGCCGTAGCACAGCATTTGGGTATATCAAGACAAGCAATTGCCGAAGCCTTGGCAAATTTTTCCGGATTAGCCCGCCGATTTGAATATTGGAATACAGAATCAAAACCAATTATAATTGACGATTACGCCCATCACCCCGAAGAAATTAAAGCTTTTCTTACCTCGGTTCGCCAATTATACCCCAATAAAAAAATTACAGCCATTTTTCAACCCCACCTTTACACGCGCACCCGCGACTTTGCCCAGGGCTTTGCCCAAAGCCTTGACCTTGCCGACGAAATTATTTTGCTTGACATTTACGCAGCCCGCGAAAATCCAATCGAAGGCGTAACCGAAGACCTTATTTTTAATGCCTGTACAAACCCAAACAAAGTAAAAATTGAAAAAAGCAAATTAATAAAGTATCTTCAAAAACATAATGATTATGAAATTCTGCTAACCATTGGCGCAGGCGATATCGGCGAAATGCTACCCGATATTGTAGCGGCAGTTACCCATAACAACGATAAAGATTAA
- the murD gene encoding UDP-N-acetylmuramoyl-L-alanine--D-glutamate ligase, with the protein MNKLIVLGAGESGLGAALLGQQQGYSVFVSDAGKILPETKIIFEEAGIKYEEENHNVNEILAGNLVVKSPGIAENTPVVQAIRNKKELPLVSEVEFASWFTKTPIIAITGSNGKTTTTSLIWYLLTSAGYNAKLVGNVGFSFAKAVYEQQTQNKFQKSIEVWVLEISSFQLDDIEKFKPHIAVLTNITPDHLDRYNYQFENYIASKFKIIKNQTETDYFIYNHNDPVTMQYLLQYNNNKAQQGSFGLEEEAITHQNQYPDKNKNIEALLIDTSTKKTQQQTPPEIKLITPVNQTILPTNKLQILGKHNLYNAMAACLAASLFGMPNSQLLKGLNSFSPLEHRLEPCGTIEGVTFINDSKATNVDSTFYALDALTQPIIWVVGGKDKGNDYNTIMHLVQQKVKTIVCLGIDNTPIDRSFAHLKIPIFYTKSAAEAVKTAFGNAQKGDAVLLSPACASFDLFKNYEDRGRQFKTAVQNLLNSITQHHPTISG; encoded by the coding sequence ATGAACAAACTAATTGTACTTGGTGCTGGCGAAAGCGGACTTGGGGCAGCCTTACTTGGGCAGCAACAGGGGTACAGTGTGTTTGTGTCGGATGCAGGAAAAATATTACCCGAAACGAAAATAATTTTTGAAGAAGCTGGTATAAAATACGAAGAAGAAAATCACAACGTAAATGAGATATTAGCAGGCAATTTGGTAGTTAAAAGCCCCGGAATTGCCGAAAATACTCCGGTAGTGCAAGCTATCCGGAATAAAAAAGAGCTTCCACTTGTTAGCGAAGTCGAATTTGCCTCTTGGTTTACCAAAACGCCCATTATTGCCATTACCGGCAGCAACGGCAAAACAACTACCACAAGTTTAATTTGGTATTTATTGACTTCGGCAGGCTACAATGCTAAATTGGTGGGCAATGTTGGATTTAGCTTTGCCAAAGCCGTGTACGAGCAGCAAACTCAAAACAAATTTCAAAAAAGTATTGAGGTATGGGTGCTTGAAATAAGCAGTTTTCAGTTAGACGATATAGAAAAATTTAAACCACATATTGCCGTTCTTACCAATATTACCCCCGACCATTTAGACCGTTATAACTACCAATTTGAAAATTATATTGCCTCAAAATTTAAAATTATAAAAAACCAAACTGAAACCGATTACTTTATTTACAACCACAACGACCCGGTAACAATGCAATACTTGTTACAATACAATAATAACAAAGCACAACAAGGCAGTTTTGGCTTAGAGGAAGAAGCAATAACGCACCAAAATCAATATCCGGATAAAAATAAGAATATCGAGGCTTTACTAATTGATACATCAACCAAAAAAACACAGCAACAAACACCTCCGGAAATAAAACTCATAACCCCAGTAAATCAAACTATATTGCCCACAAACAAACTGCAAATATTAGGAAAACATAACTTGTATAATGCTATGGCTGCTTGTTTGGCTGCATCATTATTTGGTATGCCCAATAGTCAGCTGCTTAAAGGCTTAAACAGTTTTAGCCCACTTGAACACCGACTTGAGCCCTGTGGCACAATAGAAGGGGTAACCTTTATTAACGACAGCAAAGCAACCAACGTGGACAGTACTTTTTATGCTTTAGATGCCCTTACACAGCCCATTATTTGGGTAGTTGGCGGTAAAGATAAAGGCAATGACTATAACACAATAATGCATTTAGTACAGCAAAAAGTTAAAACAATTGTTTGTTTAGGCATAGATAATACCCCCATCGATAGAAGTTTTGCCCACTTAAAAATACCCATTTTTTATACCAAAAGTGCAGCCGAAGCAGTTAAAACAGCCTTTGGAAATGCGCAAAAAGGCGATGCTGTATTGTTGTCGCCTGCCTGTGCAAGTTTTGACTTATTCAAAAATTACGAAGACAGAGGGCGGCAATTTAAAACAGCAGTCCAAAACCTATTGAATTCAATAACTCAACATCATCCAACTATTTCCGGATAA
- a CDS encoding HAD family hydrolase, with translation MKLVIFDIDGTLMNTAAIDTKCFIDTFKTLYDVEVTNSDWSTYEHVTDTYLTNEILSKAWGRMPTKTELMKFREVFAFKLKAASQTNPEAFTEVDGASEFIDSLKKENIAIGFVTGSWLSLAAYKLRQIGFYIKKYPFSTADYHYNRSEILRNTIEWAKEYYDQPNFESVTYFGDGPWDYKTSKELGIKFVGVATNKETDLKKLGAKITIKNYNEIEQLKKII, from the coding sequence ATGAAATTAGTAATTTTTGATATTGACGGAACTTTAATGAACACCGCCGCTATTGACACCAAATGTTTTATTGATACGTTTAAAACTTTATACGATGTTGAGGTAACAAACAGCGATTGGAGCACCTACGAACATGTAACAGACACCTACCTCACAAACGAAATTTTATCAAAAGCCTGGGGGCGGATGCCTACAAAAACCGAGCTAATGAAATTCAGAGAAGTATTTGCTTTCAAGTTAAAAGCGGCAAGCCAAACAAATCCCGAAGCATTTACCGAAGTTGACGGCGCAAGCGAATTTATTGACTCCTTAAAAAAGGAAAATATTGCAATTGGCTTTGTTACCGGAAGCTGGCTTAGCTTGGCTGCCTACAAATTGCGGCAAATTGGGTTTTACATAAAAAAATATCCTTTTTCAACAGCCGATTATCACTACAACCGAAGTGAAATTTTGCGCAATACCATTGAATGGGCAAAAGAATATTATGACCAACCTAATTTTGAAAGCGTTACCTATTTTGGCGACGGCCCCTGGGACTATAAAACCTCAAAAGAACTGGGAATTAAATTTGTTGGCGTTGCAACGAATAAAGAAACCGACCTTAAAAAGTTAGGGGCCAAAATTACCATTAAAAATTACAACGAAATTGAACAGCTTAAAAAAATAATTTAA
- a CDS encoding FtsW/RodA/SpoVE family cell cycle protein, with translation MQFILDKLKGDRYIWSIAILLLFFSLLAVYSASSSMAFNKANGNTEYFLFRQFVLVAVSFVLMFVAHRINYNYYARISLVLLWIAIPLLAITLFLGANINDASRWLRIPILGVSFQTSDLAKLAIIMYTASMLSKFQHSIKNFEQAFLPILIPILLVFFLIVPANLSTALLVFTTCWLLMFVGRIPIKYLINALLYGCVVFSIYLIFTTFTGHKGRTETWKQRIEQYVNGTEKEESWQVKQAKVAIAKGGLIGVMPGNSEQRNFLPNPYSDYIYAIIVEEYGFLGGLMLITAYLILLYRSIRIFAKSPGAFGALLAFGLSLSIVIQALLNIAITLDLVPATGLVLPLVSMGGTSLLFTSLAIGIILSVSRHIEQNMQAQSH, from the coding sequence ATGCAATTTATTCTCGATAAACTAAAAGGCGACCGGTACATTTGGTCTATTGCTATTCTGTTGTTGTTTTTCTCGTTGTTGGCCGTTTACAGTGCTAGCAGCAGTATGGCATTTAATAAAGCCAATGGTAATACCGAGTATTTTTTGTTTCGGCAGTTTGTGTTGGTAGCAGTAAGTTTTGTTTTAATGTTTGTTGCACACCGAATTAACTACAACTACTATGCGCGTATATCGCTGGTTTTACTTTGGATAGCCATACCCTTGCTAGCCATTACCTTATTTTTAGGTGCCAATATTAACGACGCCAGCCGTTGGTTAAGAATACCAATTTTGGGGGTAAGTTTTCAAACCTCCGATTTGGCAAAACTTGCCATTATTATGTACACAGCCAGTATGTTATCTAAGTTTCAGCACAGTATAAAAAACTTCGAGCAGGCATTTTTACCTATATTAATACCCATTTTATTAGTTTTCTTTTTAATAGTACCCGCTAATTTATCAACGGCCTTATTGGTGTTTACAACTTGCTGGCTATTAATGTTTGTTGGCCGAATACCTATTAAATACCTAATTAATGCCTTGCTTTATGGCTGTGTAGTGTTTAGTATATACTTGATTTTTACAACTTTTACAGGCCATAAAGGTCGTACCGAAACATGGAAACAACGAATTGAGCAATATGTAAACGGAACTGAAAAGGAGGAGTCATGGCAGGTAAAACAAGCAAAAGTAGCTATTGCCAAAGGTGGCCTAATTGGTGTAATGCCCGGAAACAGCGAACAACGAAACTTTTTACCCAACCCATACTCAGACTACATCTATGCCATTATTGTTGAAGAGTATGGATTTTTAGGCGGCCTAATGCTAATTACCGCCTACCTGATATTATTGTACCGCAGCATCCGCATTTTTGCTAAAAGCCCAGGTGCCTTTGGCGCATTACTTGCCTTTGGTTTAAGTTTAAGTATTGTTATTCAGGCTTTACTAAACATAGCCATAACGCTCGATCTTGTACCCGCAACCGGGTTGGTTTTACCCTTGGTAAGTATGGGCGGTACTTCGTTGTTATTTACAAGTTTAGCCATTGGAATTATTTTAAGTGTAAGTCGCCACATTGAACAAAACATGCAAGCTCAATCACATTAA
- the ftsA gene encoding cell division protein FtsA has product MRSNTPQIIAALDIGTTKITCIVARKTSNGKLDILAMSKTNSTGVMRGVITNIDKTVEAIKTVVADASRKSGIPIYNLYVGIAGQHIKSAIHKAYIMRSHDQEEINKGDIARLIDDVYKAAYALDNQIIHVLPQEFNVDAEKGIKDPIGMSGVRLEGNFHVITGQKSAIQNIHRCVQRAGYEVVEIMLEPIASAAAVLCAEEIEAGVALVDIGGGTTDLTLFLDGILRHSAVIPLGGNIITEDIKEGCMVMPEQAEKLKVKFGSALVEKGQENKFVTINGLRGRGPKEISVRNLSQIIQARMEEILEYVYNEIASAGFERKLIGGIVITGGGAQLTQLVHLAQMITGLDIRIGYADEHLNKHNPIELRNPIYATGIGLAISALATEQPVSTQKIEEPTAQPQPNNETSAQPTQVINTEASNNQAHQNTIEEFEEEAPLALNTNEQATDNWLSRFLKVSRNWLEGGDKLDDFKNVRN; this is encoded by the coding sequence ATGAGGTCAAATACACCCCAAATTATTGCAGCACTTGACATAGGTACCACTAAAATTACCTGCATTGTTGCCCGCAAAACCTCGAACGGTAAACTCGATATTTTAGCCATGAGCAAAACAAACTCAACAGGCGTTATGCGCGGCGTTATTACCAATATTGACAAAACCGTTGAAGCTATTAAAACAGTAGTTGCCGATGCCAGCCGTAAATCGGGCATACCAATTTATAATTTATATGTTGGTATTGCCGGACAGCACATAAAAAGTGCCATTCATAAAGCCTATATTATGCGCTCGCACGACCAAGAAGAAATAAACAAAGGCGACATTGCACGCCTAATAGACGATGTGTACAAAGCCGCCTATGCCCTCGACAACCAAATTATCCATGTTTTACCTCAAGAGTTTAACGTAGATGCCGAAAAAGGTATTAAAGACCCTATTGGCATGTCGGGGGTACGTTTAGAAGGTAATTTTCATGTCATTACCGGACAAAAATCGGCCATACAAAACATTCATCGCTGTGTGCAACGCGCCGGATATGAAGTTGTCGAAATTATGCTCGAACCTATAGCCTCGGCTGCTGCCGTACTATGCGCCGAAGAAATTGAGGCAGGCGTTGCTTTAGTTGATATTGGAGGCGGCACCACCGACCTAACCCTGTTTTTAGATGGCATTTTACGACATAGCGCAGTTATTCCGTTAGGCGGAAATATCATTACCGAAGATATAAAAGAAGGTTGCATGGTTATGCCCGAGCAAGCTGAAAAACTAAAAGTAAAATTTGGTTCGGCACTTGTTGAAAAAGGGCAAGAAAACAAATTTGTTACTATTAACGGCCTGCGCGGACGCGGCCCCAAAGAAATTTCGGTGCGCAATTTAAGCCAAATTATACAAGCACGTATGGAGGAAATTTTAGAGTATGTTTACAACGAAATTGCATCGGCGGGCTTTGAACGAAAACTAATAGGTGGTATTGTTATTACCGGAGGCGGCGCACAACTAACTCAACTTGTTCATTTAGCACAAATGATTACCGGCTTAGATATACGTATTGGCTATGCCGACGAACATTTAAATAAACACAACCCTATAGAATTGCGCAACCCTATTTATGCAACCGGAATTGGCTTGGCTATTTCAGCTTTAGCTACCGAACAACCCGTGAGCACACAAAAAATAGAGGAACCAACTGCCCAACCCCAACCAAACAACGAAACTTCTGCCCAGCCTACCCAAGTAATTAACACCGAGGCAAGCAATAACCAAGCCCACCAAAACACTATCGAAGAGTTTGAAGAGGAAGCCCCCCTTGCCCTGAACACCAACGAGCAAGCCACAGATAACTGGCTATCCCGCTTTTTAAAAGTCAGTCGTAATTGGCTCGAAGGTGGCGACAAATTAGACGACTTCAAAAACGTACGCAATTAA